Proteins from a genomic interval of Alosa alosa isolate M-15738 ecotype Scorff River chromosome 8, AALO_Geno_1.1, whole genome shotgun sequence:
- the pnocb gene encoding prepronociceptin b, whose translation MKTPLWTLLLLSLGAPVRGDCQRDCVSCGLLLPEHQAFSTLVCLLECEAQMSPALTWDLCQATVSQMPASRQLHEGAMTNRDDYGGPMSLEEGEEEEINQEEEQQQEQQQQPAMETRAAEWFRSALEAEQVRDALVNEEEDEERDRDRDGKASPDRQGVAGSDLEAASLHLAKRFGGFIKGRHSYRKLVGRDLPAPLSPEADGRSLQKRYGGFIGIRKSARKWNSQKRVSQLLRQYLSLTGRPVRFNNLSAPGLRRPIDL comes from the exons ATGAAGACCCCTCTCTGGACCCTGTTACTGCTGAGCCTGGGCGCCCCGGTGCGGGGAGACTGCCAGAGGGACTGCGTCTCCTGTGGACTCCTACTTCCTGAGCACCAGGCCTTCAGCACACTG GTGTGTTTGCTGGAATGTGAGGCCCAGATGTCCCCTGCACTGACCTGGGATCTGTGTCAAGCCACCGTGAGCCAGATGCCTGCTTCTCGCCAGCTACACGAAGGGGCCATGACCAATCGAGATGACTATGGTGGCCCTATGAGCCTAGAGGAGGGCGAAGAAGAGGAGATCAACCAAGAGGAAGAAcaacagcaggagcagcagcagcagccggccATGGAGACCCGGGCTGCCGAGTGGTTCCGATCCGCACTTGAAGCCGAGCAGGTCCGGGATGCTCTGGTgaatgaggaggaggacgaggagcgGGATCGGGATCGGGACGGCAAAGCATCGCCGGACCGCCAGGGAGTGGCAGGCTCTGACCTGGAGGCGGCTAGCCTCCATCTGGCCAAGCGCTTTGGTGGCTTCATAAAGGGCCGCCACAGCTACCGGAagctggtgggtcgggacctgCCGGCGCCGCTGAGCCCAGAGGCCGACGGCCGGTCGCTGCAGAAGCGCTACGGCGGCTTCATCGGCATCCGAAAGTCGGCGCGCAAGTGGAACAGCCAGAAGCGCGTCAGCCAGCTCCTGCGACAGTACTTGAGCCTCACGGGCCGCCCTGTCCGCTTCAACAACCTCTCCGCACCTGGCCTGCGCCGGCCAATTGACCTGTAG
- the si:ch211-63o20.7 gene encoding serine/threonine-protein kinase pdik1l-B-like, with the protein MEELYILQREVGRGSYGVVFEGLEKGAGDRVAIKRLPCISPEGIQLYLQELWVMRTTAENHPNVIALHSCLAQTGPNTLQLLKPGRLPLDLVESALKGALASGHKHSTKGTNSRSRKRPMQPRAEVVPRRCSALWLVMEYCEGGDLNHYMLSRPPDTERNHSVLKQLSSAMTFLHVLGIVHRDLKPDNVLVQLTKKGPVIKVADFGLSKITERLSEGDQTLPAFSSTCGSDFYMAPEVWAGRNYTAQADIFSMGVLFWAVLERITFLEDGSTHEQLGAYFVRGRWLTPLGEALCQNPDLQLVIPMKGRRAPPLPPPPNPAVCTLLLHMLASDPDARPSAQQLEGYLRHALKQH; encoded by the exons ATGGAAGAATTGTACATTTTACAACGGGAAGTGGGCCGAGGGAGCTACGGAGTGGTGTTCGAGGGTCTCGAGAAAGGAGCCGGAGACAGAGTGGCTATCAAGCGTCTGCCGTGCATTAGCCCTGAAGGCATACAGCTGTACCTGCAGGAGCTGTGGGTCATGAGAACAACGGCCGAGAACCACCCGAACGTCATTGCCTTGCACAGTTGTCTCGCACAGACAGGACCAAACACGCTTCAGCTACTTAAACCCGGCAGACTACCTCTGGACCTGGTGGAGAGCGCATTGAAAGGCGCCCTGGCCTCGGGTCATAAGCACAGTACCAAAGGCACAAACTCTCGCTCCCGCAAACGACCAATGCAGCCAAGAGCCGAGGTCGTACCCCGGCGTTGCTCCGCACTGTGGCTGGTGATGGAATATTGTGAAGGGGGCGATCTGAACCACTACATGCTGTCCAGGCCGCCGGACACGGAGCGCAACCACAGCGTGCTCAAACAGCTGAGCAGTGCCATGACATTCCTGCATGTGCTGGGTATTGTGCACCGCGACCTCAAGCCCGATAATGTGTTGGTGCAACTCACTAAAAAGGGGCCCGTCATTAAG GTGGCAGATTTTGGCCTCAGTAAGATAACAGAGCGTCTGTCGGAAGGCGACCAAACTCTGCCAGCGTTCTCCTCCACGTGTGGCTCAGACTTCTACATGGCCCCAGAGGTGTGGGCCGGGCGCAACTACACAGCTCAGGCAGACATTTTCTCCATGGGGGTGCTCTTCTGGGCTGTCCTGGAGAGAATCACCTTTCTGGAAGATGGATCCACTCATGAACAGCTCG ggGCGTATTTTGTGCGCGGCCGCTGGCTAACCCCCCTGGGCGAGGCATTGTGTCAGAACCCCGACCTGCAGCTTGTGATCCCCATGAAGGGGCGGCGTGCTCCACCGCTGCCCCCTCCACCCAACCCCGCCGTCTGCACCCTGCTGTTGCACATGCTGGCCTCAGACCCAGACGCCCGGCCCAGCGCCCAGCAGCTGGAGGGCTACCTGCGACACGCCCTCAAGCAGCACTGA